In Archangium violaceum, the following are encoded in one genomic region:
- a CDS encoding LPS-assembly protein LptD: MSFLLPVAVLLVSAQLPLSTQLQLPTGETAELAADYVLYEPERQVLTARGHTVLRSGELLLRADELSYDQVNQVAVARGSVMLVNGLMAAVADEVTVDVESQEANVKGGLFMQKRGVSPEALFQARTPQELRNLGETPVLMSGTRIKRTGQNSFEVDGLAFAPCLCEAGTPSWRLEASSAEVALGEHATLTWPVVYVHSVPVFALPWLYLPLAERRSGLLIPRPSFSGLNGVSFEQPVFITLGRSYDLTLTPAYYLGRAEKDVTRTLDGESFTRPEPGRNGIRGPRLLTEFRYMPSAGTEGRATLGLLYDFHPVRNPVTGDFFLGEDRSLIRERRGLRGEASLQHRQDLGGGFHDRIDAFVVSDGFYTRDITADIIARENQYLRSTGVLYHRGEDHWAGLEVGLRQDIRWGYGLLGSNTAPAGAVLDKELTPAPRTFQRLPNLTWALPERPLFGRLVGGMKMEFTRLSPLLSRFGDEGEDGRHDPDRLLVVTNPSGTQRDPDPAQGNGLFDASDREARDRVDLLPRLSSSFALGPYARLSPALSLRQDFYLGEVSGRAAQRGYPMLDLVVDSELARTFQFRGSTLRHSLVPSVRLRYVPLVWGGLPPPGASPERPGQVYDEVDAALPVTPPGVARRFLHAVVELHQTLGARQASGARSELLRLTLGQGFDLSRHMPTLGQGVALDDDKTVRDTFGRLTASLGAFSGGGVIRYDPNTREIAQLSADFQVSVPQGSIFARYDDLMGVGSDRLRRSLDALVGPALSSAQRAQFLTAGTQVSLGFGLGIRYEAIVQPQARNESPLSQQWFAVSYGPACNCWRIEGVARLARGQTFPDFGANLTITGVGTFGTGG; this comes from the coding sequence ATGAGCTTCCTGTTGCCGGTGGCCGTGCTGCTGGTGTCGGCACAGCTACCCCTGTCCACCCAACTCCAACTCCCCACGGGGGAGACCGCGGAGCTGGCCGCCGACTACGTCCTGTACGAGCCGGAGCGCCAGGTCCTCACCGCGCGTGGCCACACCGTGCTGCGCTCCGGTGAGCTGCTCCTGCGCGCGGACGAGCTCTCCTACGACCAGGTCAATCAGGTCGCCGTCGCCAGGGGCAGCGTCATGCTCGTCAACGGCCTGATGGCCGCGGTGGCCGACGAGGTGACGGTGGACGTGGAGTCGCAGGAGGCCAACGTGAAGGGCGGCCTCTTCATGCAGAAGCGGGGCGTCTCCCCGGAGGCCCTGTTCCAGGCACGGACGCCCCAGGAGCTGCGCAACCTGGGAGAGACACCCGTGCTGATGAGCGGCACGCGCATCAAGCGCACCGGGCAGAACTCCTTCGAGGTGGACGGGCTCGCCTTCGCTCCGTGCCTGTGCGAGGCGGGCACGCCCTCCTGGCGCCTCGAGGCCAGCAGCGCCGAGGTGGCGCTGGGCGAGCACGCCACGCTCACATGGCCGGTGGTGTATGTGCACTCGGTGCCGGTGTTCGCGCTGCCCTGGCTGTACCTGCCCCTGGCCGAGCGCCGCTCCGGTCTGCTCATCCCCCGGCCCTCGTTCTCCGGCCTCAATGGTGTCTCCTTCGAGCAGCCGGTGTTCATCACGCTCGGGCGCAGCTACGACCTCACCCTCACGCCGGCCTACTACCTGGGGAGGGCGGAGAAGGACGTCACCCGGACCCTCGACGGGGAGTCCTTCACCCGACCCGAGCCGGGCAGGAATGGCATCCGCGGGCCTCGCCTGCTCACGGAGTTCCGCTACATGCCGTCCGCGGGCACCGAGGGGCGCGCCACCCTGGGCCTGCTCTACGACTTCCACCCCGTGCGCAACCCGGTCACGGGCGACTTCTTCCTGGGCGAGGATCGCAGCCTCATCCGCGAGCGTCGCGGGCTGCGAGGCGAGGCCTCCCTGCAGCACCGGCAGGACCTGGGCGGTGGATTCCACGACCGCATCGACGCCTTCGTGGTCTCCGACGGCTTCTACACGCGCGACATCACCGCCGACATCATCGCCCGTGAGAACCAGTACCTGCGCAGCACGGGTGTCCTCTACCACCGGGGCGAGGACCACTGGGCCGGTCTGGAGGTGGGCCTCCGCCAGGACATCCGCTGGGGCTACGGCCTGCTGGGGAGCAACACGGCTCCCGCCGGGGCGGTGCTCGACAAGGAGCTCACCCCCGCGCCCCGCACCTTCCAGCGCCTCCCCAACCTCACCTGGGCCCTGCCCGAGCGGCCCCTGTTCGGCCGGCTCGTGGGCGGCATGAAGATGGAGTTCACCCGCCTGTCCCCGCTGCTGTCCCGCTTCGGCGACGAGGGAGAGGACGGACGCCATGACCCGGATCGGCTCCTGGTCGTCACCAACCCCAGCGGCACCCAGAGGGATCCCGACCCGGCCCAGGGCAACGGCCTCTTCGACGCCTCGGATCGCGAGGCCAGGGACCGGGTGGACCTGCTTCCCCGCCTGTCCTCCTCCTTCGCGCTGGGCCCCTATGCGCGGCTGTCTCCCGCGCTCTCGTTGCGCCAGGACTTCTATCTGGGCGAGGTCTCCGGACGGGCGGCGCAGCGGGGCTACCCCATGCTGGACCTGGTGGTGGACTCCGAGCTGGCGCGCACCTTCCAGTTCCGCGGCAGCACCCTGCGGCACTCCCTGGTGCCCTCGGTGCGGCTCCGTTACGTGCCCCTCGTCTGGGGCGGTCTTCCCCCGCCCGGTGCTTCGCCGGAACGTCCGGGTCAGGTCTACGACGAGGTCGACGCGGCCCTGCCCGTCACCCCGCCCGGCGTGGCGCGCCGCTTCCTCCATGCGGTGGTGGAGCTGCACCAGACGCTCGGCGCACGCCAGGCGAGCGGCGCCCGGAGCGAGCTCCTCCGCCTGACCCTGGGGCAGGGGTTTGACCTGTCGCGTCATATGCCCACCCTGGGTCAGGGCGTCGCGCTGGATGACGACAAGACGGTCCGCGACACCTTCGGCCGGCTGACGGCCAGCCTGGGCGCCTTCAGCGGCGGCGGGGTCATCCGGTACGACCCCAATACTCGGGAGATCGCCCAGCTCAGCGCCGACTTCCAGGTCTCCGTTCCCCAGGGGTCCATCTTCGCCCGCTACGACGACCTGATGGGCGTGGGCTCGGATCGCCTGCGCCGGAGCCTGGATGCCCTGGTAGGGCCCGCTCTCTCGAGCGCCCAGCGGGCACAGTTCCTCACAGCGGGGACACAAGTGTCGCTCGGCTTTGGTCTTGGGATAAGATACGAGGCCATCGTGCAACCACAAGCACGCAACGAGTCTCCCCTCAGCCAGCAGTGGTTCGCGGTGTCGTATG
- a CDS encoding AMIN domain-containing protein produces MLVPVLVLAQEGQAQAQGNLNTITSVSVRGGTVEIVGTKKPNFTTFTMTDPPRLVIDISEAVFSGVKEDLPVGNGTITGVRTASYGSDESAIARVLIGYEREVETDIQATGNSLVVNVVGGGGAAVAARPAAPAGTGTGTATTPGGTAEQAAVAAQADQKQQERAAAEATAAAQADQKQQERAAAQAAAEAQAAAEAQRQAQARAEADRKAQEESARLAAQQAEQQRLQQDRAAKEAAAAAEKQRREDEARAAAEEKKRQQAEAQVAAAASAEEKKRLAAEEKARREAAAQAAAEEKKRLAAESRARQQDEARAASEERKRQQEEARQSRLAQAETPRRAPEQGDGAGVSSRRKTMMLVGFKQEPTASRVFVRTNEPVRYTVTEGNKQVVLELENTGISESNNTRSLDTSFFDTAVASVDADAGPSRTVRVAIKLKEQVSYQTRQDGNEVSIEFQRPARR; encoded by the coding sequence GTGCTGGTTCCGGTCCTGGTGCTGGCGCAAGAGGGGCAGGCCCAGGCCCAGGGCAATCTCAACACCATCACGAGCGTGAGCGTGAGGGGCGGGACGGTGGAGATCGTTGGGACGAAGAAACCCAACTTCACCACCTTCACCATGACGGACCCGCCGCGCCTCGTCATCGACATCTCCGAGGCCGTCTTCTCCGGCGTCAAGGAGGACCTCCCCGTTGGCAATGGCACCATCACCGGCGTTCGCACGGCCAGCTACGGCTCGGATGAATCGGCCATCGCCCGCGTGCTCATCGGCTACGAGCGGGAGGTGGAGACGGACATCCAGGCCACCGGCAACTCGCTGGTGGTGAACGTGGTGGGCGGTGGTGGGGCGGCCGTGGCCGCCAGGCCCGCCGCTCCGGCGGGGACGGGCACGGGAACGGCGACGACGCCCGGCGGCACCGCGGAGCAGGCGGCCGTGGCGGCGCAGGCGGACCAGAAGCAGCAGGAGCGCGCGGCGGCGGAGGCCACGGCGGCAGCCCAGGCGGACCAGAAGCAGCAGGAGCGCGCGGCGGCCCAGGCCGCGGCCGAAGCTCAGGCCGCCGCCGAGGCCCAGCGTCAGGCCCAGGCTCGCGCGGAGGCCGACCGCAAGGCTCAGGAGGAGTCCGCGCGGCTCGCCGCCCAGCAGGCCGAGCAGCAGCGCCTCCAGCAGGATCGCGCGGCGAAGGAGGCCGCCGCCGCCGCCGAGAAGCAGCGCCGCGAGGACGAGGCCCGTGCCGCCGCCGAGGAGAAGAAGCGCCAGCAGGCCGAGGCCCAGGTCGCCGCCGCCGCGTCGGCCGAGGAGAAGAAGCGCCTCGCCGCCGAGGAGAAGGCCCGCCGGGAGGCGGCCGCCCAGGCCGCGGCCGAGGAGAAGAAGCGCCTCGCCGCCGAGTCGCGTGCACGCCAGCAGGACGAGGCCCGCGCCGCCTCCGAGGAGCGCAAGCGTCAGCAGGAGGAGGCCCGCCAGTCCCGCCTCGCCCAGGCCGAGACGCCGCGCCGGGCTCCGGAGCAGGGGGATGGGGCCGGTGTGTCCTCGCGCCGCAAGACGATGATGCTGGTGGGCTTCAAGCAGGAGCCCACGGCCTCGCGCGTCTTCGTGCGCACCAACGAGCCCGTCCGCTACACCGTCACCGAGGGCAACAAGCAGGTGGTGCTGGAGCTGGAGAACACCGGCATCTCCGAGTCCAACAACACCCGGTCGCTGGATACCTCCTTCTTCGACACGGCGGTGGCCTCGGTGGACGCGGACGCGGGGCCCTCGCGCACGGTGCGCGTGGCCATCAAGCTCAAGGAGCAGGTGTCGTACCAGACGCGCCAGGACGGCAACGAGGTCTCCATCGAGTTCCAGCGCCCGGCCCGCCGCTGA
- the sitA5 gene encoding SitA5 family polymorphic toxin, whose translation MRLSWTAVLLLLLLTGCSTRRAVRLDTGQDPPLLHIPHGGGMFVRLREDEFKEALAKVARDVRPSPRPLRHARELMFESWQQVVYLEWTGRRLVPDSPEEPRLRLTREQDELTRGYGRWCEHRHPRRDCLSLLKDTATLDADGRYTLAMAIATDAVWSEAKQSFADMADPESVRAAITSALAMYMMLWILPEPASKSVAALLTAGLIAYLGLDTVWGLIGGWMRLVEEVDRATTFEELREAGERYGKVMGRHAARAFVLLATAAIGNTAGLATKGPGLPGYSRAAVLAETQGGFRLAALEEVRSVAISAEGVFTITLAPNAVAMAARGGNSPQGMLPIEENRARHIFRNEPGHLPDTPENRKLLQDLAADKSARLGTDRFGNVWSARINPDGTQTWVQVRHGEIINGGLNQSPRNFDPNTGLSSPTKPGG comes from the coding sequence ATGAGGCTGAGCTGGACGGCCGTGCTGCTGCTTCTTCTCCTCACCGGCTGCTCAACCCGCCGTGCCGTGCGCCTGGACACGGGACAGGACCCGCCCCTCCTCCACATCCCCCACGGCGGCGGGATGTTCGTGAGGCTGCGCGAGGACGAGTTCAAGGAGGCACTGGCCAAGGTGGCCCGGGACGTGAGGCCTTCGCCTCGACCCCTGCGGCACGCGCGGGAGTTGATGTTCGAGTCCTGGCAACAGGTGGTGTACCTGGAGTGGACGGGACGGCGGCTGGTGCCCGATTCCCCGGAAGAGCCAAGGCTTCGGCTGACGCGGGAGCAGGACGAACTGACGCGCGGCTATGGACGCTGGTGCGAACACAGGCATCCGCGGCGAGACTGCCTCTCGCTGCTGAAGGACACTGCCACGCTCGACGCGGATGGGCGGTACACGCTGGCGATGGCCATCGCCACGGACGCGGTGTGGAGCGAGGCGAAGCAGTCCTTCGCGGACATGGCGGACCCGGAATCGGTGCGAGCGGCGATCACTTCCGCGCTCGCCATGTACATGATGCTCTGGATTCTACCGGAGCCCGCGTCGAAGAGCGTGGCCGCGCTCCTGACAGCGGGGCTCATCGCGTACCTCGGCCTCGACACGGTGTGGGGTCTCATTGGTGGCTGGATGAGGCTGGTGGAGGAGGTGGACCGGGCCACGACCTTCGAGGAGTTGCGGGAGGCGGGCGAGCGGTACGGGAAGGTGATGGGAAGGCACGCGGCACGGGCCTTCGTACTGCTGGCGACAGCGGCCATTGGCAACACGGCGGGACTGGCGACGAAGGGGCCGGGGCTACCTGGCTACTCGCGAGCGGCGGTGCTGGCGGAGACGCAAGGCGGCTTCCGGCTGGCGGCGCTGGAAGAGGTGCGGTCCGTGGCCATATCCGCCGAGGGTGTCTTCACCATCACCCTGGCACCGAACGCGGTCGCCATGGCGGCCCGGGGCGGCAACTCGCCCCAAGGGATGCTTCCCATCGAGGAGAACCGAGCCAGGCACATCTTCAGAAACGAACCTGGGCATCTCCCCGACACTCCCGAGAATCGTAAATTGCTTCAAGACCTGGCTGCCGACAAGTCAGCGCGGCTAGGTACCGACAGGTTTGGCAACGTATGGTCGGCGCGAATCAACCCCGATGGAACGCAGACCTGGGTACAGGTACGCCATGGCGAAATCATCAACGGCGGACTGAATCAGAGTCCACGAAACTTCGACCCCAACACAGGACTCTCCTCCCCAACGAAACCTGGAGGTTGA
- a CDS encoding alpha/beta fold hydrolase, producing the protein MRLPDWRAATPTGPHTPTVDELDFRSLYQKTKYVVETADGWSLVITRYRPVKQPFAQPLFGEPLLLVHGFSQNRHAWTSGQFVKNLLFFGVDIHILELRGHGKSSIEFQKERCARFRRPLPPDLDYGWDIDSYFLYDLPAAVSGVKRITRRERIFYCGHSMGGMLGYGYAGIHDDFEGLITIGSPADLGRGIMLLRMLALWTPALGSAIDLAIAGLNLEEKVGHTGRMLLAKGAAVLNEGLARWLEPKEGPRQRQFHYIPVDDWLKFAEKQLARAEDHPLFNRLATRINRLSNPARVSAQDVRWLLREGGEREPRKVVEQFARWIRRGEMVCYRTGFDFKRGFSKIHIPMAIIFGDMDPLASVESTRSVYHSAQSEYLLWRPVKGNSHIELTMGHDIRQICYDIKNLIEYARTHRNRVPALPRLR; encoded by the coding sequence ATGCGTTTGCCGGACTGGAGAGCGGCGACCCCGACGGGTCCTCATACACCGACGGTCGATGAGCTCGACTTCCGCTCGCTCTACCAGAAGACGAAGTACGTGGTGGAGACGGCCGATGGTTGGTCGCTGGTCATCACGCGTTATAGGCCGGTGAAGCAGCCCTTCGCGCAGCCCCTGTTCGGCGAGCCCCTGCTGCTGGTGCATGGCTTCTCCCAGAACCGGCATGCCTGGACCAGCGGCCAGTTCGTCAAGAACCTGCTCTTCTTCGGGGTGGACATCCACATCCTGGAGCTGCGCGGACACGGCAAGAGCTCCATCGAGTTCCAGAAGGAGCGCTGCGCGCGCTTCCGCCGACCCCTGCCGCCGGACCTGGACTACGGCTGGGACATCGACAGCTACTTCCTCTACGACCTGCCGGCCGCGGTGTCGGGGGTGAAGCGCATCACCCGGCGCGAGCGCATCTTCTACTGTGGCCACTCCATGGGCGGGATGCTCGGCTACGGCTACGCCGGCATCCACGACGACTTCGAGGGCCTCATCACCATCGGCTCTCCGGCGGATCTGGGCCGGGGCATCATGCTGCTGCGGATGCTGGCGCTGTGGACTCCGGCGCTGGGGTCGGCCATCGACCTGGCGATCGCGGGCCTCAACCTGGAGGAGAAGGTGGGGCACACGGGGCGGATGCTGCTCGCCAAGGGCGCCGCCGTTCTCAACGAGGGACTGGCCCGGTGGTTGGAGCCCAAGGAAGGGCCTCGGCAACGGCAGTTCCACTACATCCCGGTGGATGACTGGCTGAAGTTCGCCGAGAAGCAGCTCGCCCGCGCCGAGGACCACCCGCTCTTCAACCGGCTCGCCACCCGCATCAACCGGCTGAGCAACCCCGCCCGCGTCAGTGCCCAGGACGTGCGCTGGCTGCTGCGCGAGGGAGGGGAGCGCGAGCCGCGCAAGGTGGTGGAGCAGTTCGCCCGGTGGATCCGCCGCGGGGAGATGGTCTGCTACCGCACCGGGTTCGACTTCAAGCGGGGCTTCTCGAAGATTCACATCCCCATGGCCATCATCTTCGGGGACATGGATCCGCTGGCGTCCGTGGAGTCCACCCGGAGCGTGTACCACTCGGCCCAGAGCGAGTACCTGCTGTGGCGGCCGGTGAAGGGCAACAGCCACATCGAGCTGACGATGGGGCACGACATCCGGCAGATCTGCTACGACATCAAGAACCTCATCGAATACGCGCGCACCCACCGCAATCGCGTGCCCGCGTTGCCCCGGTTGAGGTGA
- a CDS encoding bifunctional folylpolyglutamate synthase/dihydrofolate synthase: MTLPRTPAEALEFFSRLSPSSIKLGLERVQETLEALGCPERRYPALHVAGTNGKGSTCAFSSAALHAAGHRVGLYTSPHLVRVNERIRVDGVEISDEVFGRRVLEVLERHPAAATSLTYFEFGTVVAFWHFAQEAVDVAVVEVGLGGRLDATSACQPLVTAITPVSFDHMEYLGNTLGAIAGEKAGILKPGVPVVVSRQEPEALAAIERRAGEVGAALLLEGRDFSLVARPDGALAYEGPGLSLEGLTLGLRGEHQRQNAAVALAALGLLSTRGVPVSPEALRMGLAGARWPGRLEEIGGQPPVLLDGAHNPAGVEVLLAGLRSLYAGRRVHCVFGVVADKDRGPMLRALLPSCTSVHLTPLDTPRSLPPERYLDEARAFCADVYAYPSLDGAMAGARGRAAPGDVILCTGSLFLVGSVRARLGGNLGALHHSP, from the coding sequence ATGACGCTGCCCCGGACGCCGGCGGAGGCCCTGGAGTTCTTCTCCCGGCTGAGCCCCTCCAGCATCAAGCTCGGCCTCGAGCGCGTCCAGGAGACGCTGGAGGCGCTTGGCTGTCCCGAGCGCCGCTATCCCGCGCTCCACGTGGCGGGCACCAACGGCAAGGGCAGCACCTGCGCCTTCTCGTCCGCGGCCCTCCACGCCGCGGGCCACCGGGTGGGGCTCTACACCTCGCCCCACCTGGTGCGCGTCAACGAGCGCATCCGCGTGGACGGGGTGGAGATCTCGGACGAGGTGTTCGGCCGCCGCGTCCTGGAGGTGCTCGAGCGGCACCCGGCCGCGGCCACCTCGCTCACGTACTTCGAGTTCGGCACCGTGGTGGCCTTCTGGCACTTCGCCCAGGAGGCCGTGGACGTGGCCGTGGTGGAGGTGGGCCTGGGCGGGCGATTGGATGCCACCAGCGCGTGCCAGCCGCTCGTCACCGCCATCACCCCGGTGTCGTTCGACCACATGGAGTACCTGGGCAACACGCTGGGAGCCATCGCCGGGGAGAAGGCCGGCATCCTCAAGCCGGGCGTGCCCGTGGTGGTGAGCCGCCAGGAGCCCGAGGCCCTCGCCGCCATCGAGCGCAGGGCAGGGGAGGTGGGGGCCGCGTTGCTCCTCGAGGGCCGCGACTTCTCCCTGGTCGCCCGTCCGGACGGCGCCCTGGCCTACGAGGGGCCGGGCCTCTCACTGGAGGGTCTCACGTTGGGGCTTCGCGGGGAGCACCAGCGACAGAACGCGGCGGTGGCGCTCGCCGCCCTGGGGTTGCTCTCCACGCGGGGAGTGCCCGTCTCTCCGGAGGCCCTGCGGATGGGGCTCGCCGGGGCTCGCTGGCCCGGGCGCCTGGAAGAGATCGGCGGCCAACCCCCCGTCCTGCTGGATGGCGCTCACAACCCCGCTGGCGTCGAGGTGCTGCTCGCTGGCCTGCGCTCGCTCTACGCCGGGCGTCGCGTCCACTGCGTTTTCGGCGTGGTGGCCGACAAGGACCGCGGACCGATGCTGCGCGCGCTCCTGCCAAGCTGTACCTCGGTACACCTCACACCGCTCGACACCCCTCGCTCGCTGCCTCCGGAGCGCTACCTCGACGAGGCGCGGGCCTTCTGTGCGGATGTGTACGCGTATCCGTCATTAGACGGTGCAATGGCTGGAGCTCGCGGGCGAGCGGCTCCGGGTGACGTCATCCTGTGCACCGGTTCACTGTTCCTGGTGGGTTCCGTACGTGCCAGGCTCGGTGGAAACCTTGGCGCATTGCATCACAGTCCGTAG
- the accD gene encoding acetyl-CoA carboxylase, carboxyltransferase subunit beta, with amino-acid sequence MAWFSKKPRIATAPEPIEAPSRMQGLWAKCENCDEIIYRQELEKNLNVCPHCDHHLPWPARARLTSLLDPDSFEEFDKELEPQDPLTFTDTKKYKDRLRSTRKSLGENDAFISGVGRIEGKPVSIGCFVFEFMGGSMGSVVGEKVTRVFERAYELKCPAIVFSASGGARMQEGIFSLMQMAKTSAAIARFRNVGKPYVSVLLHPTTGGVAASFAWLGDFILAEPKALIGFAGPRVIEQTIRQKLPEGFQRSEFLVEHGMIDAIVPRKELRAALGQVLGLLG; translated from the coding sequence ATGGCCTGGTTCTCCAAGAAGCCCCGTATCGCCACCGCCCCCGAGCCCATCGAAGCCCCCAGCCGCATGCAGGGACTCTGGGCCAAGTGCGAGAACTGCGACGAGATCATCTACCGGCAGGAGTTGGAGAAGAACCTCAACGTCTGCCCGCACTGCGATCACCACCTGCCCTGGCCGGCGCGAGCCCGCCTGACGTCCCTGTTGGATCCGGACAGCTTCGAGGAGTTCGACAAGGAGCTGGAGCCGCAGGACCCGCTCACCTTCACGGACACGAAGAAGTACAAGGACCGGCTCCGTTCCACGCGCAAGTCGCTCGGCGAGAACGACGCCTTCATCTCCGGCGTGGGCCGCATCGAGGGCAAGCCGGTGTCCATCGGCTGCTTCGTCTTCGAGTTCATGGGCGGCTCCATGGGCTCGGTGGTGGGTGAGAAGGTCACCCGCGTGTTCGAGCGCGCCTACGAGCTCAAGTGCCCGGCCATCGTCTTCTCGGCCTCGGGCGGCGCGCGCATGCAGGAGGGCATCTTCTCCCTCATGCAGATGGCCAAGACGAGCGCGGCCATCGCCCGCTTCCGCAACGTGGGCAAGCCGTACGTCTCGGTGCTGCTGCACCCGACCACCGGCGGCGTGGCGGCCTCGTTCGCTTGGCTGGGGGACTTCATCCTCGCCGAGCCCAAGGCCCTCATTGGCTTCGCCGGCCCGCGCGTCATCGAGCAGACCATCCGCCAGAAGCTCCCCGAGGGCTTCCAGCGCTCGGAGTTCCTCGTCGAGCACGGGATGATCGACGCCATCGTGCCGCGCAAGGAGCTGCGCGCGGCGCTGGGACAGGTGCTCGGCCTGCTCGGGTAG
- a CDS encoding MBL fold metallo-hydrolase, whose protein sequence is MKLQVLGCHGGELPSCRTTCFLVDDVLALDAGALTSSLTLEQLCKVDDILVGHSHFDHVKDLPLMADLIIGRRDKPLTIHASRECARALRENMFNNALWPDFTRIPTRKEPVLRIKPFRAGSTFQVGPYTVQSIPVHHPVESCGFIITRGRTSLGMSGDTGPTDKLWKVLNQTPTLKAFLVETSFPNALQHLADVSGHLTPRTLGSELTKFNRNGCAVLIYHLKPAFIQPLKKELAEMPVEVLELGDTFEF, encoded by the coding sequence GTGAAGCTCCAGGTCCTCGGCTGCCATGGCGGTGAGTTGCCCTCGTGTCGTACCACGTGCTTCCTCGTGGACGACGTGCTCGCGCTCGACGCGGGCGCGCTCACGAGCTCCCTCACGCTCGAGCAGCTGTGCAAGGTGGACGACATCCTCGTCGGGCACAGCCACTTCGACCATGTGAAGGATCTGCCGCTGATGGCGGATCTGATCATCGGCCGGCGCGACAAGCCGCTCACCATCCACGCCTCGCGCGAGTGCGCCCGGGCCCTGCGCGAGAACATGTTCAACAACGCGCTCTGGCCGGACTTCACCCGCATCCCCACGCGCAAGGAGCCGGTGCTGCGCATCAAGCCCTTCCGGGCCGGCAGCACCTTCCAGGTGGGGCCCTACACGGTGCAGTCCATCCCCGTGCACCACCCGGTGGAGTCCTGCGGCTTCATCATCACGCGCGGCCGCACCTCGCTGGGCATGAGTGGTGACACCGGCCCCACCGACAAGCTGTGGAAGGTGCTCAACCAGACGCCCACCCTCAAGGCGTTCCTGGTGGAGACGAGCTTCCCCAACGCGCTGCAGCATCTGGCCGACGTGTCCGGCCACCTCACCCCGCGCACGCTGGGGAGCGAGCTGACCAAGTTCAACCGCAACGGCTGCGCCGTGCTCATCTACCACCTCAAGCCGGCCTTCATTCAGCCCCTGAAGAAGGAGCTGGCGGAGATGCCGGTGGAGGTGCTGGAGCTGGGCGACACCTTCGAGTTCTAG
- a CDS encoding Crp/Fnr family transcriptional regulator: MGAEETLFQRFGKEFSKGTVLFREGEPGKEMFVIQSGRIAISKRVRDVEKVLAVLGPGEFFGEMSIISNRPRNATASVSEDAKLLVIDPKTFEGMIRGNAEIAVRMIKKLAERLSEADAQIENLLHSDPAGRVVHLVLQACQTRGRTTEGGVEIELPVRDLPRQSGVGEPAIRNILDRLERAGLVARAGDRLTVHDTARLHDFLQYLEMKWKFGDL; the protein is encoded by the coding sequence ATGGGCGCCGAGGAAACCCTCTTTCAACGTTTCGGCAAGGAGTTCTCGAAGGGCACGGTCCTCTTCCGCGAGGGGGAGCCGGGCAAGGAGATGTTCGTCATACAATCGGGGCGGATCGCCATCTCCAAGCGCGTGCGAGACGTGGAGAAGGTGCTGGCGGTGCTCGGACCCGGGGAGTTCTTCGGGGAGATGTCCATCATCTCCAACAGGCCGCGCAACGCCACGGCCTCCGTCAGCGAGGACGCCAAGCTCCTGGTCATCGACCCCAAGACGTTCGAGGGGATGATCCGCGGCAACGCGGAGATCGCCGTGCGGATGATCAAGAAGCTGGCCGAGCGCCTGTCCGAGGCGGACGCGCAGATCGAGAACCTGCTGCACTCGGATCCCGCGGGCCGGGTGGTGCACCTCGTCCTCCAGGCGTGTCAGACGCGCGGCCGGACCACGGAGGGAGGGGTGGAGATCGAGCTGCCCGTGCGCGATCTTCCCCGGCAGAGCGGCGTGGGCGAGCCGGCCATCCGCAACATCCTGGACCGGCTGGAGCGGGCCGGTCTGGTGGCGCGCGCCGGTGACAGACTCACCGTCCATGATACGGCCCGCCTCCATGACTTCCTCCAATACCTGGAGATGAAGTGGAAGTTCGGAGATCTCTAG